From Novipirellula galeiformis, the proteins below share one genomic window:
- a CDS encoding DUF1592 domain-containing protein — protein sequence MHSFSIPRRIVVLLLSMMPFLSVTPRASAEEDSAHRELQRSLEQWQQTGWPLIERLCLDCHGSEDGDAGLNLKYYKDAQSIDTDLGSVERVLEIVRFGAMPPDDADQPSEQERAALVDSLEQILYSVACNSQHRPSNATTRRLNRSEYNNTIRDLFEIDLRPSDAFPSDEVGGGFDNNGDVLSLSPLLMEKYFAAAESVAARVIVDPATLPKLNAEIASDQFHVRGDAKTGSFFGRFLSPDAYAWAEVEIPVDGTYTVQFYGGASNEKAAPVTFGLFDTNGVLLTKYELGHFGTGGGSKNKKANLVLKKGLNRFLIEVVAKDAVVGEAKSPHIDDLTEEVIAKQRAEKTTLKPSGKFEKEKYPHLVRRLRFNGPHGSRKDELPASHLKIVRKEASYDGGKKKWKNVTEAAAECLKPLMRRAFRGPVTDDEVKRFASLVEVATERDESYYRGLQIAITGILMSPRFLFRVETPGDQAPENSDASEQAKTPESKLTQHQLATRLSYFLWSSTPDEALLSDADQGKLQGKVIDDHVRRMLKDDRAKSLGSEFAAQWLGLRNLTGHEADEKLFPKYDSSLAAAMSEETERLFLHLVRENRPAHELLTADYTFLNPQLARFYQVEHSGKEQFERVSLTATPRRGVLSHASVLTLTSNPNRTSPVQRGKWILENILGTPPPEPPVGVPELEESKTADANASFREQLEIHRADPACAACHRVMDQLGFGLEQFDAVGQFRPSTPQSNIDASGELPGGRRFSGAAELAEVLGNSEKDVFARTTIRRLLTFSLGRELSPTDRCVIESIANTTATDGYRFTDVILEVVRSRPFQNQLRSN from the coding sequence TTGCATTCTTTCTCCATCCCACGCCGCATCGTCGTGCTGTTATTGAGCATGATGCCCTTCCTTTCGGTGACGCCGCGCGCGTCAGCGGAGGAAGACTCAGCGCACCGCGAACTTCAACGTTCCCTTGAACAGTGGCAACAAACCGGTTGGCCGCTGATCGAGCGATTGTGTTTGGATTGCCACGGTTCCGAGGATGGTGATGCTGGCTTGAATCTGAAGTATTACAAGGATGCCCAATCCATCGACACGGACCTCGGTTCGGTGGAACGGGTACTCGAAATCGTCCGATTTGGCGCGATGCCCCCCGACGATGCCGATCAACCGAGCGAACAGGAGCGGGCCGCATTAGTCGATTCGCTCGAACAGATCCTCTACAGCGTCGCATGCAACTCGCAACATCGTCCCAGCAACGCGACCACTCGCCGATTGAATCGGTCCGAATACAACAACACGATTCGCGATTTGTTTGAGATTGACCTGCGCCCCTCCGATGCATTTCCATCGGACGAGGTCGGTGGCGGCTTTGACAACAACGGCGACGTACTGTCATTGTCCCCTTTGTTGATGGAGAAATACTTCGCAGCCGCAGAGTCGGTCGCAGCACGCGTGATCGTGGACCCCGCGACGCTACCAAAACTCAATGCTGAGATTGCCAGCGACCAGTTCCATGTACGAGGGGATGCGAAGACCGGAAGCTTTTTTGGTCGTTTCCTGAGCCCAGACGCATACGCTTGGGCCGAAGTCGAGATCCCCGTTGATGGGACGTACACAGTTCAGTTCTATGGAGGGGCCAGCAACGAAAAGGCGGCCCCCGTTACGTTTGGTCTTTTCGATACCAACGGCGTCTTGTTGACGAAATACGAACTGGGCCACTTCGGCACTGGGGGCGGAAGCAAAAACAAAAAAGCAAACCTTGTTCTTAAGAAGGGATTGAACCGATTCCTGATCGAGGTGGTTGCCAAGGATGCCGTTGTAGGCGAAGCGAAATCACCCCACATCGACGACTTAACCGAAGAAGTCATTGCGAAACAGCGTGCCGAAAAAACGACATTGAAGCCGAGCGGCAAGTTTGAGAAGGAAAAGTACCCTCACTTAGTCCGGCGACTTCGATTCAATGGCCCCCATGGCTCACGCAAAGACGAACTACCCGCGTCGCACTTGAAGATCGTTCGTAAGGAAGCCAGCTATGATGGAGGCAAGAAGAAATGGAAAAACGTAACCGAAGCGGCGGCCGAATGTCTCAAACCGTTGATGCGTCGTGCCTTTCGCGGCCCGGTGACGGACGACGAGGTTAAGCGATTCGCATCGCTGGTCGAAGTGGCGACAGAGCGAGACGAAAGTTACTACCGTGGATTACAGATCGCGATTACGGGGATCTTGATGTCGCCGCGATTTTTGTTTCGAGTGGAAACGCCCGGCGATCAAGCCCCAGAAAACTCCGATGCATCGGAGCAAGCTAAAACACCTGAATCGAAGCTGACGCAGCACCAACTTGCCACTCGATTGTCCTACTTTTTGTGGAGCAGTACGCCCGACGAAGCGCTGCTGAGTGACGCCGACCAAGGAAAGTTGCAAGGCAAGGTCATCGACGATCATGTTCGCCGCATGCTTAAGGATGATCGTGCCAAATCGTTGGGATCCGAGTTCGCCGCTCAATGGCTTGGACTTCGCAATCTAACGGGGCATGAAGCCGACGAGAAATTGTTTCCCAAATACGATTCGTCACTGGCCGCGGCGATGTCCGAAGAAACCGAACGATTGTTCCTGCATCTCGTTCGCGAGAACCGTCCCGCTCACGAATTGCTAACCGCTGACTACACCTTCCTCAATCCGCAACTGGCTCGTTTTTACCAAGTCGAACACAGCGGCAAGGAACAATTCGAGCGTGTCTCACTCACCGCGACGCCTCGCCGTGGGGTGCTGTCCCACGCGAGTGTATTGACGTTGACGAGTAACCCCAATCGCACCTCTCCGGTACAGCGTGGGAAATGGATCCTTGAAAACATCCTCGGCACTCCTCCCCCAGAACCGCCGGTCGGCGTTCCCGAGCTCGAAGAGTCGAAAACGGCTGACGCAAACGCATCGTTCCGCGAACAGCTCGAAATCCATCGTGCGGATCCCGCGTGTGCCGCATGCCATCGGGTGATGGATCAACTCGGTTTTGGATTAGAGCAATTTGATGCGGTGGGTCAATTCCGCCCCTCCACTCCCCAATCCAACATCGACGCATCGGGCGAACTGC
- a CDS encoding acyl-CoA thioesterase produces the protein MKADLLKSGSNHQLELRVGYYETDGQKRVHHANYLTYFERGRVEMLRSAGLSYKQFEDSGRMLVVTEMNIKYFAAAEFDDLLTITTTLIEAKKVRMYHAYRIERDGKLVVEATSTIACVDNQGRPKRLIS, from the coding sequence ATGAAAGCGGATCTACTTAAAAGCGGCTCAAATCACCAACTCGAACTTCGGGTTGGTTATTACGAAACCGATGGACAAAAACGTGTCCACCACGCCAACTACTTGACTTATTTCGAGCGAGGACGGGTTGAAATGCTGAGATCCGCGGGACTCAGCTATAAACAATTTGAAGATTCGGGACGGATGCTGGTTGTGACGGAAATGAATATAAAGTATTTCGCCGCCGCCGAATTTGACGATCTACTAACCATCACGACAACACTGATCGAGGCGAAAAAGGTGCGGATGTACCACGCCTACCGTATCGAGCGTGACGGCAAATTGGTTGTCGAAGCGACCTCCACGATCGCTTGTGTCGACAACCAAGGACGCCCTAAGCGATTGATCAGCTGA
- a CDS encoding acetolactate synthase: MSAGDGSDSVTAYQTARGRDFPALRQFTVFLENRVGQLLEVVKRFEGTGIRICALSISDAAECAFVRFLVSDADRGREILERSGLAIIETDLIGVELPAGPQPLLRVCTALLQAELNIIQAYPLFVRPHGKPAVAIMVENIEFAMKTLHEKGFQILTEGDLDDNPINEP; encoded by the coding sequence ATGAGCGCTGGCGATGGATCCGATTCAGTGACCGCATATCAGACCGCTCGCGGTCGAGATTTTCCGGCACTTCGTCAGTTCACGGTTTTTCTCGAAAATCGAGTGGGCCAACTGTTAGAGGTGGTCAAACGCTTCGAAGGGACGGGAATCCGAATTTGTGCCCTTTCGATCAGCGATGCTGCGGAATGTGCCTTCGTTCGCTTTCTCGTAAGTGATGCGGACCGCGGACGTGAAATTCTTGAACGCAGTGGTTTGGCGATTATCGAGACCGATCTGATCGGAGTCGAATTACCAGCCGGACCTCAGCCATTGCTACGCGTTTGTACGGCGCTGTTGCAAGCGGAGCTGAACATCATTCAAGCCTATCCGTTGTTTGTCCGCCCGCACGGCAAGCCGGCGGTAGCGATCATGGTCGAAAATATCGAATTTGCGATGAAAACGCTGCATGAAAAAGGCTTTCAGATCTTGACCGAAGGTGACTTGGACGACAATCCGATCAACGAACCCTAG